In Nitrospira sp., a single genomic region encodes these proteins:
- a CDS encoding type II toxin-antitoxin system RelE/ParE family toxin, giving the protein MARIVWSAVARDDLRALVAFIKADSPGYAQTFGLHIQQRVEQLGQFPESGRKVPEDKRGIYRELIVGNYRVVYRVDGDTVTIVTLIHGARLLQL; this is encoded by the coding sequence ATGGCTCGCATAGTCTGGTCAGCTGTTGCGCGCGACGACCTCAGGGCGTTGGTGGCCTTCATCAAAGCGGATTCCCCAGGCTACGCTCAAACCTTCGGATTGCACATCCAGCAGCGCGTTGAACAATTAGGACAATTTCCCGAATCAGGCCGGAAAGTTCCAGAAGATAAACGCGGCATTTATCGGGAACTCATCGTCGGGAACTACAGGGTGGTGTACCGAGTGGATGGAGACACCGTGACGATCGTGACGCTCATCCACGGCGCACGGCTGCTACAGCTGTAA
- a CDS encoding NapC/NirT family cytochrome c: MSWRPKPVIILALVVGALALGGVAVPLTNHPKFCASCHNIAPSYDSWVASSHREVTCVACHVRPGIEGWMHDKAWAGTKDLFISAFGTPTDSHNLKASVDSDVCLGCHRNILRVSEVAPRDLPPPVQDVGLVMNHRKHMEAFRIQGRGEGCTTCHSGIVHERPIKGYPIVVPRGHVSADSQPWLPDHPEGSYLRARALKDCFRCHDGKADHQGKVLDRKCETCHLPDKLKTFLSF; this comes from the coding sequence ATGAGCTGGAGGCCTAAGCCGGTCATCATATTGGCACTTGTCGTCGGTGCCTTGGCGCTGGGCGGAGTGGCCGTTCCCCTGACCAACCATCCGAAATTTTGCGCAAGTTGCCACAACATCGCGCCGTCGTACGACAGTTGGGTGGCATCATCCCATAGGGAGGTCACCTGCGTGGCCTGTCATGTGCGGCCTGGGATAGAAGGCTGGATGCACGACAAGGCCTGGGCGGGAACGAAGGATCTATTCATTTCTGCGTTCGGTACGCCGACCGATTCCCACAATCTGAAGGCCTCGGTCGATTCCGATGTGTGTCTGGGGTGCCATCGCAACATTCTCCGGGTATCGGAGGTGGCGCCTCGGGATCTGCCCCCGCCGGTCCAGGACGTCGGGTTGGTCATGAATCATCGGAAGCATATGGAGGCGTTCCGGATCCAGGGCCGAGGAGAAGGCTGTACCACTTGCCACTCGGGGATCGTCCACGAACGGCCGATCAAAGGGTACCCGATTGTGGTTCCTCGCGGTCACGTGTCGGCCGACAGTCAGCCCTGGCTTCCGGACCATCCGGAAGGGTCGTATCTCCGAGCACGGGCGCTCAAGGACTGTTTCCGATGTCACGACGGCAAAGCCGATCATCAGGGCAAGGTGCTGGATCGAAAGTGCGAGACATGTCACTTACCGGACAAGCTCAAGACCTTCCTCTCATTTTAG
- a CDS encoding type II toxin-antitoxin system death-on-curing family toxin: protein MTRYLSFAEVLDLHRSVIDRWGGATGIRHLGALESALAQPRQSFAGQDLYPDIITKAAALCFSLVLNHPFIDGNKRIGHAAMETFLMINGYELGAPVDEQERVMLDLAAGNLLRNVFVEWVRQHTVPTAK, encoded by the coding sequence GTGACCCGCTATCTTTCCTTCGCCGAAGTTTTAGATCTTCACAGGTCCGTGATTGATCGCTGGGGCGGCGCCACCGGAATTCGTCACCTCGGTGCGCTGGAATCTGCCTTGGCTCAACCACGTCAGAGCTTTGCCGGACAAGACCTGTATCCCGATATCATCACCAAAGCAGCAGCCCTTTGTTTCTCACTGGTCCTCAACCATCCTTTCATCGATGGCAACAAGAGAATCGGCCACGCGGCGATGGAAACATTCCTGATGATCAACGGCTATGAGCTTGGTGCCCCTGTCGACGAGCAAGAGCGCGTGATGTTGGACTTAGCTGCAGGCAACCTTTTGCGAAACGTCTTTGTGGAATGGGTGAGGCAACACACGGTGCCCACCGCAAAATAA
- a CDS encoding ribbon-helix-helix protein, CopG family has translation MPTVTVSLSDEEMRRLEHLSKREGLTVEQMVRLGINDFIDQPDDSFRAAAKRVMEKNVELYRRLS, from the coding sequence ATGCCAACCGTAACAGTTTCTCTCTCGGACGAAGAAATGCGCCGGCTGGAGCATCTGAGCAAACGTGAGGGTTTGACCGTCGAACAGATGGTCCGCCTCGGCATCAATGACTTCATCGATCAACCCGACGATTCATTTCGCGCTGCCGCCAAACGGGTGATGGAAAAGAACGTCGAGCTTTACCGTCGCCTCTCGTGA
- a CDS encoding HEXXH motif-containing putative peptide modification protein: MTTPLFDAVALSSLQSEFRRSMKRLLLDLCRDLVVDYARLSKQLGLPVGYFHFVAHTFEDRAFCNWKVVGWIETLNDLVYFLDLLQQIGKERDPRDFAQQLFAECELKFFENSYLDELFPHGHRQPKRLRIRLQWLCARLAGEVTQESLFFDPRWAIQWTRQQRMDPWEVQGTLNQHFERAEPAWTVPNGTEGDALVTPPSAVRAVRRAARPVTFEVDQGRVVLKKGKRFPICTLQDDHVEWHWTKRAAVTATDARQRPPIVGPTLRYDRARQPQAVRLTYPRQVKRIGRAWQTIRRAWPEGHAVLALLTSRVIPLHAKGVVSFSYRHRPGLSFINCFDRDNLDLIDDLIHENSHHHLNLLLRKHVMYRGDRNQQIFYSPWRRSLRPIRGILHATFTFTMGAVLFERLSTFGERREAAWRAAGLTARDLMRARFRCLEEIESVRYSMQDLDYAGRHLKWLTGSGARLVRQLEEALTKAEQRIARHRNEVLTSRFGPALRKHIKELQQARQTYGPVRLGKV, encoded by the coding sequence GTGACCACGCCATTGTTCGACGCCGTCGCACTTTCCAGTCTGCAGAGTGAATTCCGGCGATCCATGAAACGGCTGCTCTTGGATTTATGCCGAGACCTCGTCGTCGACTATGCTCGGCTGTCAAAGCAGCTCGGTCTGCCGGTGGGCTACTTCCATTTTGTAGCCCATACGTTTGAAGACCGCGCGTTTTGTAACTGGAAAGTCGTGGGATGGATCGAGACGCTCAACGATCTGGTGTATTTTCTGGACCTCCTTCAACAAATCGGCAAGGAACGAGATCCGCGTGACTTCGCCCAACAACTCTTTGCCGAATGTGAACTAAAGTTTTTCGAAAACAGCTATCTGGACGAACTGTTTCCACATGGACACAGGCAGCCGAAACGATTACGCATCAGACTGCAATGGCTCTGTGCGAGATTGGCGGGCGAGGTGACGCAGGAGTCGTTGTTCTTCGACCCTCGATGGGCGATTCAGTGGACCAGACAACAGAGAATGGACCCCTGGGAGGTGCAGGGAACCTTGAATCAACATTTTGAGCGGGCGGAGCCGGCGTGGACCGTTCCGAACGGCACAGAGGGAGATGCATTGGTCACTCCTCCCTCCGCAGTTCGCGCCGTGCGCCGGGCCGCGCGGCCCGTCACATTCGAGGTCGACCAAGGAAGAGTCGTCCTCAAGAAGGGGAAACGTTTCCCCATCTGCACGCTCCAGGACGATCATGTCGAGTGGCACTGGACAAAAAGAGCGGCGGTCACGGCGACCGACGCGCGGCAACGGCCTCCCATCGTCGGCCCGACGTTGCGCTATGACAGGGCGCGTCAACCTCAGGCAGTGAGATTGACATATCCTCGTCAGGTGAAGCGGATCGGTCGAGCCTGGCAGACAATCCGGCGCGCATGGCCGGAAGGTCACGCGGTTCTGGCCTTGCTCACCTCACGGGTGATCCCCCTACACGCCAAAGGTGTCGTGAGCTTCAGCTATCGCCACCGCCCGGGGCTGTCCTTCATCAATTGTTTCGACCGCGACAATCTGGACTTGATCGACGATCTGATTCACGAAAACAGCCATCACCATCTAAACCTATTGCTGCGCAAGCACGTCATGTACCGCGGCGACCGCAACCAGCAGATCTTCTACTCGCCGTGGCGGCGCAGCCTGCGGCCGATCCGTGGGATCCTGCACGCCACATTCACATTCACGATGGGTGCGGTGCTGTTCGAGCGTCTCTCAACATTCGGTGAAAGGCGCGAGGCTGCGTGGCGAGCGGCAGGATTGACAGCACGTGATTTAATGCGCGCGCGATTCCGCTGCCTCGAAGAAATCGAGTCGGTCCGGTACTCGATGCAGGATCTCGACTATGCCGGGCGGCATCTCAAGTGGCTCACCGGCTCCGGCGCCCGGCTCGTGCGACAACTAGAAGAAGCACTCACCAAGGCTGAACAACGCATCGCTCGACATCGGAACGAAGTGCTCACATCAAGATTCGGTCCGGCTCTTCGCAAACACATCAAAGAACTTCAACAAGCCCGTCAAACGTACGGCCCGGTGCGATTGGGGAAGGTTTAG
- a CDS encoding molybdopterin molybdotransferase MoeA, which yields MKATDAMQGLTPLEEAQKIVLDSTPVLGLEKIPLLDTLGRVLGEDIIVERDNPPWDNSAMDGFAVRWDDIKWEHPIDKPVTLNVIEDVPAGKMPTKMVGPGQAIRIMTGAPVPKGADTVLKVEDTEHTPDSVRVFKPEPKGSNIRPQGEDVKKGERIIAKGTAVRPGEAGMLAILAKSFVFVHQRPRVAILSTGDELADLDERYSEEKIINSNSYGIAAAVQDAGGIPFLLGIAKDNPAALKEKISHGLTADILVLSGGVSMGDYDFTKAVFQDLGAAMNFWKLAIKPGQPLAFGKIQGKLAFGLPGNPVSSMVTFEQLVRPAMLKMGGHRSYGRPMVRALFQEKFSKRTDRRHFLRGMLTNEDGVFKVWTTGDQGSGILTSMVKANCLIDVPMDVERLNPGDPVSVQLLSDQGWAGHAVYASGGPHRQSCC from the coding sequence ATGAAAGCCACAGATGCCATGCAGGGACTGACGCCGCTCGAAGAAGCCCAAAAGATCGTCCTGGACAGCACGCCGGTGCTGGGATTGGAGAAGATTCCGCTGCTGGATACGTTGGGACGCGTGTTGGGCGAAGACATCATCGTCGAGCGCGACAATCCGCCGTGGGACAACAGCGCGATGGACGGATTCGCCGTTCGTTGGGACGACATCAAGTGGGAGCATCCGATCGACAAGCCCGTGACGCTGAACGTGATTGAAGACGTGCCGGCCGGGAAAATGCCGACGAAGATGGTCGGGCCGGGCCAAGCCATCCGCATTATGACCGGCGCGCCGGTCCCCAAAGGGGCCGACACGGTGCTGAAGGTGGAGGACACCGAACATACTCCCGATTCCGTCAGGGTCTTCAAACCCGAGCCCAAGGGCTCGAACATCCGTCCGCAAGGGGAGGATGTCAAGAAAGGCGAGCGGATCATCGCCAAAGGCACCGCCGTGCGGCCCGGCGAAGCGGGTATGCTGGCCATCCTCGCCAAGTCGTTCGTCTTCGTCCATCAACGGCCCAGGGTGGCGATTCTCTCGACCGGAGACGAGCTGGCCGACCTGGACGAGCGGTACAGCGAAGAGAAGATTATCAATTCCAACAGCTACGGCATTGCCGCGGCGGTGCAGGACGCCGGAGGCATTCCCTTCCTGCTCGGGATCGCCAAGGACAACCCCGCCGCGCTGAAGGAAAAAATTTCCCACGGGCTGACGGCCGATATCCTGGTGCTGTCCGGCGGTGTGTCGATGGGCGACTATGATTTCACCAAAGCCGTGTTCCAGGACCTCGGCGCGGCGATGAATTTCTGGAAGTTGGCGATCAAGCCGGGGCAGCCGTTGGCCTTCGGAAAGATTCAGGGTAAGCTCGCGTTTGGGCTGCCGGGGAATCCGGTGTCTTCCATGGTCACGTTCGAGCAACTGGTCCGCCCGGCGATGCTCAAAATGGGCGGCCATCGAAGCTACGGACGTCCCATGGTGCGGGCCTTGTTCCAAGAGAAGTTCTCCAAACGAACGGATCGACGTCATTTCCTCAGAGGGATGCTGACGAATGAGGACGGCGTTTTCAAGGTCTGGACGACGGGAGACCAGGGATCCGGCATTCTGACCTCCATGGTCAAGGCCAATTGCCTGATCGACGTTCCGATGGATGTGGAGCGACTCAATCCGGGAGATCCCGTATCCGTGCAACTGCTGAGCGATCAAGGTTGGGCCGGTCATGCCGTGTACGCGTCCGGCGGTCCTCACCGGCAGTCCTGTTGCTGA
- a CDS encoding ABC transporter permease: MMKLHRIGALVSRHLYLYRRSLPRIMEIFYWPFLDLVIWGFITLYLAKYQPQVPGFVTFFLGALILWDMLFRSQQGITISFLEELWARNLMNLFASPLTPAEFLAATIAMSIFKVTCVSIVMGICAWLFYDYNVMVIGLWLFPFVVNLVVTGWSIGVFTTSLIMRFGQEAEVLAWSMVFLFQPISCVFYPLDVLPAWLKAVAWVNPAAHVFEGMRAVLSGSGSPLANLIWACGLNAGMLAGMIILFYRTFAYCKVQGSLVRIGE; the protein is encoded by the coding sequence ATGATGAAACTCCATCGGATCGGCGCCTTGGTGTCGCGCCACCTGTATCTGTACCGACGAAGCTTACCCCGCATCATGGAGATTTTTTATTGGCCGTTCCTGGATTTGGTGATCTGGGGGTTCATCACGCTATATTTGGCAAAATACCAACCTCAAGTGCCTGGCTTCGTGACGTTTTTCCTCGGCGCGCTGATTCTCTGGGACATGCTGTTCCGGTCACAACAGGGGATCACCATTTCGTTTCTGGAGGAACTCTGGGCTCGGAATCTCATGAATCTCTTTGCGAGCCCCCTGACGCCAGCGGAGTTTCTGGCGGCGACGATCGCGATGAGCATCTTCAAGGTCACCTGCGTGTCCATCGTCATGGGCATCTGCGCCTGGCTGTTTTACGACTACAACGTCATGGTCATAGGGCTGTGGCTCTTCCCGTTTGTCGTCAACCTGGTCGTGACCGGATGGAGCATCGGAGTCTTCACGACTTCATTGATCATGCGATTCGGGCAGGAGGCGGAGGTGCTCGCCTGGAGTATGGTCTTTCTCTTCCAGCCGATTTCTTGCGTCTTCTACCCGCTCGACGTGCTGCCGGCCTGGCTCAAGGCCGTAGCCTGGGTCAATCCGGCGGCCCACGTGTTCGAAGGCATGCGAGCGGTATTGAGCGGTTCAGGCTCTCCGCTGGCCAACTTGATCTGGGCCTGTGGTCTCAATGCGGGCATGCTCGCGGGCATGATCATCCTATTTTACAGGACCTTTGCCTATTGTAAGGTTCAAGGCTCTTTGGTCCGGATAGGGGAGTAG
- a CDS encoding ABC transporter ATP-binding protein, whose product MMIPPVLSVTRLRKQFGEFTAVQDISFSMRPGEILGLLGPNGAGKTTTMQMLLGLITPTAGFIHMFGMELASHREQILQQVNFSSTYISMPLALTVEENLWVVARLYGLTDIERRVDDVVKKFEMEDIRRKVTRKLSSGQMTRLTLAKAFLTEPKILFLDEPTASLDPDIAHKIRALLKEERRSSGLSILYTSHNMREMEHMSDRIIFLQRGKIVAEGTAQEIVARFGEADLEEVFLKIARESR is encoded by the coding sequence ATGATGATCCCGCCGGTTCTGAGCGTCACCAGGCTCCGAAAGCAATTCGGTGAGTTCACCGCCGTGCAGGACATCTCTTTCAGCATGAGGCCGGGTGAAATCCTGGGCCTGCTCGGTCCGAACGGCGCGGGGAAAACCACTACGATGCAGATGTTGCTGGGGCTGATCACACCGACGGCCGGCTTCATCCACATGTTCGGCATGGAATTGGCGTCCCATCGCGAACAGATCCTCCAGCAGGTCAACTTCTCCTCCACCTATATTTCCATGCCGCTGGCCCTGACGGTTGAGGAGAATCTGTGGGTCGTGGCCAGACTCTACGGCCTCACCGACATCGAACGGCGGGTGGACGACGTCGTGAAGAAATTCGAGATGGAAGACATTCGCCGGAAAGTGACGCGGAAGCTCTCGTCCGGACAGATGACCAGGTTGACCTTGGCCAAAGCGTTCCTGACCGAGCCGAAAATACTGTTTCTGGATGAACCTACGGCCAGCCTCGATCCCGACATCGCCCACAAGATCCGCGCGCTATTGAAGGAAGAGCGCCGATCATCCGGTCTCAGCATCCTGTATACATCGCACAATATGCGTGAGATGGAGCACATGTCCGACCGGATTATTTTTCTGCAGCGAGGAAAGATCGTCGCGGAAGGGACGGCTCAGGAAATCGTGGCGCGGTTCGGCGAAGCCGATCTCGAGGAAGTCTTTCTGAAGATTGCGCGCGAGTCGCGCTGA
- the mobB gene encoding molybdopterin-guanine dinucleotide biosynthesis protein B, with the protein MAAPIVCFVGKSNSGKTTFIERIIPELVRAGYKIATVKHAGHGFDLDTEGKDSWRHKQAGASSVIILSKGSMAMFADVSDQLTVEDVRGRFLNESYDLVLAEGWKHEGHPKIVIVREQIGEIPISQEGLLAVVSDKPVDVGVPTFDLNDISGVAALIIKRFPLRRPRTAHELEA; encoded by the coding sequence ATGGCCGCGCCTATCGTATGTTTCGTCGGAAAATCGAACAGCGGCAAGACCACGTTCATCGAGCGGATCATCCCCGAACTGGTCCGGGCCGGGTACAAGATCGCGACAGTCAAGCATGCAGGCCATGGGTTCGATCTCGACACGGAAGGGAAAGACAGCTGGAGACACAAACAGGCCGGGGCCAGCAGCGTCATCATCTTGTCGAAAGGGAGTATGGCAATGTTTGCCGATGTCTCCGATCAATTGACGGTCGAGGACGTGCGTGGGCGGTTCCTGAACGAGTCCTACGATCTCGTCCTTGCCGAGGGATGGAAGCACGAGGGGCATCCGAAAATCGTGATCGTCCGCGAGCAAATCGGAGAGATACCCATTTCGCAGGAGGGCCTGCTCGCCGTCGTCTCCGACAAGCCTGTTGATGTGGGTGTCCCCACCTTTGATCTCAACGACATCTCCGGAGTGGCTGCGCTCATCATAAAGCGGTTCCCTTTGCGGCGACCACGCACGGCGCATGAGCTGGAGGCCTAA
- a CDS encoding RNA-binding protein produces MGSKIYVGGLPYSATEQQLSDLFAVHGGVASARIITDKFTGQSRGFGFVEMSSDSEAQAAITALNGSEMGGRTLTVNEARPQEPRAGGGGGGRGGFGGGRSGGGGKRDRW; encoded by the coding sequence ATGGGTTCGAAGATTTACGTCGGTGGGTTGCCCTATTCGGCAACCGAGCAGCAGTTGAGCGATCTGTTCGCGGTGCACGGTGGCGTGGCCTCGGCACGGATCATTACGGACAAGTTCACGGGACAGTCCCGCGGGTTCGGGTTTGTCGAGATGTCCTCGGATTCGGAAGCCCAGGCCGCGATCACTGCGCTCAACGGATCAGAAATGGGAGGCCGGACCCTGACGGTGAATGAAGCGCGTCCTCAAGAGCCTCGTGCCGGCGGAGGTGGAGGAGGTCGTGGTGGGTTCGGAGGCGGCCGGAGCGGTGGCGGTGGAAAGCGCGATCGCTGGTAA
- a CDS encoding NFACT family protein, protein MSLTDLEITHVLAEIEAAVGTGWIQRVSQPSVSTLVFEIRVPGRTHRLLVSCQPECARLHLVTRPLRNPPSPPAFCQYLRAHVQGARIDGFRQISGDRIVEWRLTTKAGPRTLLCELTGRRANLYLLDPEGTILKDLSGDRVLIGTRYRPPDRPDRTGHDQASRFPLYDPTGNRSVSAAIERHYQDRDSAAVLDQVKGARRRVLKKTIQKTQRRNEAWQEDLAKATRFREYARYGELLKANLGMIRKGMDEILVIDYFDSTMPEISLPLDGTKSAQGNMEDYFRKHRKYLTAQQELPPRIAQAERDLVVLRRELLEIEQGTWSPPVAPPIHGTFRPSRRDGTGQTDQRRGPFRRFISTDGLPILVGRNARENDELTFGLANSDDLWLHARGVPGSHVVVRLEKGKDAPPATVLDAATLALLYSDLKKSAKGEVIYTRRKWVRKAKNQAPGAVFVTREQSLTVRLDPARLANLKDRSQENA, encoded by the coding sequence ATGTCCCTGACTGATCTAGAGATCACCCACGTCCTCGCAGAGATTGAGGCTGCCGTCGGCACGGGCTGGATCCAGCGGGTCTCCCAGCCGAGCGTCTCCACACTCGTGTTTGAAATCCGCGTGCCGGGGCGGACTCATCGGCTGTTGGTGTCTTGTCAACCGGAATGCGCGCGGCTTCATCTCGTCACGAGGCCGTTGCGAAATCCGCCGAGTCCGCCGGCATTTTGCCAGTACCTTCGGGCACATGTTCAGGGAGCCCGTATCGACGGATTCCGGCAGATTTCCGGCGACCGAATCGTTGAATGGCGGCTGACGACCAAGGCAGGGCCTCGCACGCTGCTGTGCGAGCTCACCGGACGGCGAGCCAATCTGTACCTGTTGGACCCCGAAGGCACGATTCTCAAGGACCTCTCTGGGGATCGCGTATTGATCGGCACACGCTATCGTCCGCCGGACAGACCTGACCGGACTGGGCATGATCAAGCTTCTCGGTTTCCTCTATACGACCCGACCGGGAACCGTTCTGTCTCCGCCGCCATCGAACGGCACTATCAGGATCGTGATTCCGCCGCGGTGCTGGACCAAGTCAAAGGCGCACGTCGGCGTGTGCTGAAGAAGACCATTCAGAAAACACAGCGCCGTAACGAAGCCTGGCAAGAAGACCTGGCCAAGGCGACCCGGTTCCGGGAGTACGCCCGCTACGGGGAATTGCTGAAGGCTAATCTGGGCATGATCAGGAAGGGAATGGACGAGATCCTGGTGATCGACTATTTCGACTCCACGATGCCGGAGATCTCCCTTCCGCTGGACGGGACGAAATCCGCCCAGGGGAATATGGAAGATTACTTCCGCAAGCACCGCAAGTATCTGACGGCGCAACAGGAGCTGCCGCCTCGCATTGCGCAGGCGGAACGAGACCTCGTGGTGTTGCGACGGGAACTTCTGGAGATCGAACAGGGAACCTGGTCTCCGCCGGTCGCCCCACCCATCCATGGAACGTTCCGCCCAAGCCGGCGTGACGGAACCGGGCAGACGGATCAACGTCGCGGGCCGTTCAGGCGGTTCATCTCGACCGACGGTCTCCCTATTCTGGTGGGACGGAACGCCCGGGAAAACGATGAGCTGACGTTCGGCTTGGCGAACAGCGATGACCTATGGCTGCACGCCCGTGGAGTTCCCGGCTCCCATGTAGTCGTGCGATTGGAGAAGGGGAAGGACGCCCCCCCCGCCACCGTACTGGACGCGGCAACATTGGCTCTCCTGTACAGCGACCTCAAGAAAAGCGCCAAAGGCGAGGTGATCTATACAAGACGGAAGTGGGTCAGGAAAGCAAAGAACCAGGCTCCCGGAGCGGTTTTCGTCACGCGAGAGCAGTCGCTGACGGTCCGCTTGGACCCAGCGAGACTTGCGAACCTGAAGGACCGGAGCCAGGAGAACGCCTAG
- a CDS encoding response regulator: protein MPTFDAKRQTALVVDDDPGVLTLCRTLLEQAGLSVLPAAGSSEALKICKHHPGTIDILVTDLVLPPPEFSFASGANEFPHVHGHELAVRALSMRDNLRIVLMSGNIEKDLTGYGIRKGSLPFISKPFDNLEMVDLVRRTLLEAPPTRESLLHENQDKAKEADEWFD from the coding sequence ATGCCCACCTTCGATGCCAAGAGACAGACCGCGCTCGTCGTTGACGATGACCCCGGCGTCCTCACCCTGTGCCGTACACTCTTGGAACAGGCAGGATTATCCGTCCTGCCGGCCGCAGGAAGCTCGGAAGCGTTGAAAATCTGCAAACACCATCCCGGTACCATCGACATCCTGGTGACCGATCTGGTGCTTCCGCCTCCGGAGTTCTCATTTGCGTCGGGAGCCAATGAGTTTCCTCATGTTCACGGCCATGAACTCGCCGTACGCGCCCTCAGCATGCGTGACAATCTCCGTATTGTCCTGATGTCGGGGAACATCGAAAAGGACCTGACCGGTTACGGCATCAGGAAAGGCTCCTTGCCCTTCATTTCCAAACCTTTCGACAATCTCGAGATGGTCGATCTGGTCCGCCGCACCCTGTTGGAAGCACCGCCGACCAGGGAATCGCTGTTGCACGAGAATCAGGACAAGGCCAAAGAAGCGGACGAATGGTTCGACTGA